A segment of the Leptolyngbya sp. NIES-3755 genome:
CTTCCGGGTCGTACCAAATGATCAATCCAGTCTTTCGGAATTTCAGACAGAAATCGGATTCTTCACGGACTGCACTTCCCCGAAACCGCTCATCAAACCAGATGCCATGTTTCTCAAACACTTCGCGGCGGTAAGACATATTGCAGCCACGAGCACTGAGAACCTGTTGCGGCTTGACGGTATGCACTAAGTTCAAGTGATACCAAGCAATTCCTGGATCGTATGCTTCCGCTGGCAAATCTTGAATCTCTAATCCTGGCTCAAAGTCGGCTAACTTCATTCGATCGAAGACTCGTCCCGCCACCGCTCCTATCTCTGATCGCTGATAATTCTTCGCATGTGCCGCTAAGTATCCGGGGTCAAGCTGCACATCATCATCAATAAAGACTAAGATTTCACCCTTCGATCGACGAACCGCATAGTTTCTCGCACCTGGTAAACTCGCCCAATCGAGCTTAAACCATTGAATCTTTCCAACTTGAGCTAACGCTTCTAAAAACTGTTGGATATCCGGTTCATGCACAGACGTTTGATCAACGACTAACACCTCATAGTTTGGATAATCCTGTTTCAGAACATCAATCAGCGTCTCTCGTAGCGGTTCTTCCCGCCCGTAAGTTGGGATAATCACCGAGATCAATGGCGGAATCATCATCATGCCAGAGGAAACAACGCGGTTAGTGTTCCCAGAGACTTGGACTTTAACCCTTAGACAAAAGACTGATTCCAGTTAAAACCCTGGTTTTCCCACGACATGCTTGATGTTAGTGTGACAAGCCATTGTTCTTCTTAGAAGAATCGAGTGATTTGTAACAAAAAACGCGACGTTCCTAACCACAAGCGGGATGTTTCTAACCACAAGCGCGACTTTGTAACAAAAAACGCGACGTTCCTGACTACAAGCGCGATATTTCTAACCACGATCGCGATATTGTCACCTTCGCTTTTTCTTGTGATTCGGATCTGCGATCGAGAATTGGCTCAAAGCGATCGAGATGCGACAACTTCCGCACATCACATTGAAAAAACCAGCAGTACAGCGATCGTTCTTCTCAAATCATTCTGGGAAAGATGAAAGAAGCTTGTCCCTGATAAGGTTTACTCTCATGTCATCTCGTGGAATTTATACCCTAGCCAACGATGCGGTTTACGATCAGTGCATTGCTCTAATCAATAGCATTGAAGCGAATGTCAGCACCGAAATTCCGATTTATGTCAT
Coding sequences within it:
- a CDS encoding glycosyl transferase family protein (similar to AA sequence:cyanobase_aa:LBDG_09280) — translated: MIPPLISVIIPTYGREEPLRETLIDVLKQDYPNYEVLVVDQTSVHEPDIQQFLEALAQVGKIQWFKLDWASLPGARNYAVRRSKGEILVFIDDDVQLDPGYLAAHAKNYQRSEIGAVAGRVFDRMKLADFEPGLEIQDLPAEAYDPGIAWYHLNLVHTVKPQQVLSARGCNMSYRREVFEKHGIWFDERFRGSAVREESDFCLKFRKTGLIIWYDPEASLVHLGEETGGCHDISTKSLKYQMTFYHNHFLMGLNNLTVSQAARFFFRLFDCHVLGRPPCHKSGSPIKIVTRFGFYTLGFLSAIATLIRSLWDNGQIYTRRDEVKR